From Leptospira langatensis, the proteins below share one genomic window:
- a CDS encoding STAS domain-containing protein — MSLEIKISELGQKDSRPMYRVDLIGEASIYSISEWQERLNSILQKNPLRLEIDAGGLEKVDSSFLQSLLLLKRESLAMSWDLSISNHSHSLLEFLDLYGLIGYFQDRIRISKKDSSSLKFAYGLEKA, encoded by the coding sequence ATGTCATTGGAAATCAAGATCTCAGAGTTAGGCCAAAAAGATTCCCGTCCTATGTATAGAGTGGATCTAATTGGGGAAGCTTCTATCTATTCCATTTCGGAATGGCAGGAGCGACTGAATTCCATTCTACAAAAAAATCCACTGCGATTGGAAATAGATGCGGGCGGTTTGGAAAAAGTGGATTCTAGCTTCCTGCAATCCCTTCTTCTTTTGAAGAGAGAATCTTTGGCTATGTCTTGGGATTTGAGTATTTCCAATCATTCCCATTCTTTATTAGAATTCTTGGATCTATATGGACTCATCGGCTATTTCCAGGATAGGATCCGGATCTCTAAGAAGGATTCGTCTTCCCTGAAATTTGCCTACGGATTGGAGAAGGCCTAA
- a CDS encoding protein-glutamate methylesterase/protein-glutamine glutaminase: MIYVFIIDDSAVVRTVLTQVLEKNNDIKVIGSAPDPVFALEKLERSNIWPDVFVLDIEMPRMDGISFLKRIMQERPTPVLICSSLAEKESETTWIALKEGAVGIVTKPKIGLKDFLEDSVISLGEAVRSASVSRVRSHNKSAVPVMKTNALDFSKIKTTDRIVAIGTSTGGTIALEEILTSLPANCPGIVIVQHMPERFTEAFANRLDKLCKIQVREAKDGDRVQEGTALIAPGNKHMEVIGNGAQFVVRVKEGPLVNRHRPSVDVLFHSVAKNVGRNAKAFLLTGMGADGAEGLLEIRKTGGRTIAQDEASSVVFGMPREAIERGAAEKILSLEEIPAEILA; this comes from the coding sequence ATGATATATGTTTTTATAATAGATGATTCCGCAGTGGTCCGCACTGTGCTTACGCAGGTTTTGGAAAAGAACAATGATATAAAGGTGATAGGCTCCGCTCCCGATCCGGTATTCGCTTTGGAAAAGTTAGAAAGGTCGAATATCTGGCCCGATGTATTCGTATTGGATATAGAAATGCCCAGAATGGATGGGATCAGTTTCTTGAAAAGGATCATGCAAGAAAGACCTACTCCTGTACTCATCTGTTCCTCTCTTGCGGAAAAGGAGTCGGAGACGACTTGGATTGCCTTGAAAGAAGGAGCCGTGGGTATAGTGACCAAGCCGAAGATAGGATTAAAGGATTTCTTGGAGGATTCGGTAATTTCCTTAGGAGAGGCGGTCCGTTCCGCTTCCGTTTCTAGGGTAAGGTCCCATAACAAGTCAGCAGTCCCAGTCATGAAAACAAATGCATTAGATTTTTCGAAAATTAAGACGACGGATCGGATCGTGGCTATCGGGACTTCTACCGGGGGAACTATCGCACTCGAAGAAATACTTACTTCTCTTCCTGCAAATTGCCCGGGAATAGTGATCGTTCAGCATATGCCTGAGAGATTTACGGAGGCCTTTGCAAATCGCCTGGATAAGCTCTGCAAGATCCAAGTCCGAGAGGCAAAGGATGGGGATAGGGTGCAAGAAGGCACTGCTCTCATCGCTCCCGGAAACAAGCATATGGAAGTCATAGGTAACGGAGCGCAATTCGTGGTTCGGGTCAAGGAAGGACCTCTCGTAAACAGACATCGCCCTTCAGTAGATGTTCTATTTCACTCGGTCGCTAAGAATGTGGGGAGGAATGCTAAGGCCTTCTTGCTCACTGGAATGGGAGCCGATGGCGCAGAAGGTCTATTAGAGATCCGTAAAACAGGTGGAAGGACTATTGCTCAGGACGAAGCAAGTTCAGTGGTATTCGGAATGCCTAGGGAAGCGATCGAGAGAGGAGCCGCGGAAAAGATCCTTTCCTTGGAGGAGATCCCAGCGGAGATCCTTGCTTAA
- a CDS encoding biotin/lipoyl-containing protein yields MIDYQNRRITFRESTSPWIHSFSLETIKCLIVCRGPVRKEAMEIFDQIGVREYGILLSEKDSVVYPMALAPELRDFRFPSNIHRVPDYMGAGAEEKAARIKQIIQIAKDNDYTHIFAGYGFMAEDAEFIEAIEASGITFMGPSSHVAHQAGSKDEAKKLARKLNVSVTPGVDTISATCLLKKAPDEKALSALAKEKGLNFTYNSSVSAAENAEALLYAGYEKIVELVTIAELQAQAEIECAEIWKKYPTNRIRFKYVGGGGGKGQRVVSKPDEVKTAVQEILSESKVTAPGSNRNFLIELNIEKTRHNEIQLIGNGEWCLALGGRDCSVQMHEQKLLEISLTQELLQNEIAAVEKVSAKKAEILKADLKVLQEMEEQSERFGKAVALNSVSTFELIVEGTNHFFMEMNTRIQVEHRVTEMVYSLKFTNPENKAEFFVVDSLIEAMALIALHGKRLPKPERIVRNISGAEVRINATNKAIQPHAGGVILNWSKPLPEEIRDDQGISVRNPDTGLFVHYKVAGAYDSNIALLITYGISREDNLRKLGNILRKTELRGQDLQTNLIVHYGLINWILGKDALFKPSTAFMISYLAAVGALESLGKDVDLEVAWNKIVSAAPAEAKKVLSRKLTLITRPVADILADAHLLAGFIGYHENLSWKIEKDQVVWLRNPVHILTDLYYYQHMEGELHQSPSEQIWDHDQQILQAALAFYKELEVRTGKKADSAEWDSFFAGPKPSGFDDALWTKAVASHKGFQLGLELLKLIPNLGNKSGFYKLSIDENLEPVIPEEFKKADTRDAFIKFLAPAPKASSDEIVSPMGGMFYSKEAPDLPAMVKEGEHFKAGQPLFIVEVMKMFNKITAPFSGTVKEVLLKDSDGKIIQKGQSIFKIVPDEVLKIETPEEIQERRNKVTLSLL; encoded by the coding sequence ATGATCGACTACCAAAATCGACGTATTACATTTCGCGAATCTACTTCACCTTGGATCCATTCCTTCTCCTTAGAGACGATCAAATGTCTGATCGTTTGTAGAGGACCTGTGCGTAAGGAAGCCATGGAGATCTTCGACCAGATCGGAGTTAGGGAATATGGGATCCTTCTCTCCGAAAAAGACTCCGTCGTTTATCCGATGGCTCTTGCTCCCGAACTAAGGGATTTTAGATTCCCTTCCAATATCCACCGAGTCCCGGATTATATGGGTGCCGGCGCCGAAGAGAAAGCCGCTCGCATTAAGCAGATCATCCAGATCGCAAAGGATAACGATTACACCCATATCTTTGCCGGATACGGATTCATGGCAGAGGACGCCGAGTTCATCGAGGCGATCGAGGCGAGTGGGATCACCTTTATGGGACCTTCTTCTCATGTGGCTCACCAGGCAGGTTCTAAGGATGAGGCAAAGAAACTCGCTCGTAAACTGAATGTTTCCGTAACTCCAGGTGTGGATACGATCTCTGCCACTTGCTTACTGAAGAAGGCGCCGGATGAGAAAGCACTTTCTGCTCTCGCAAAAGAAAAGGGATTAAACTTCACTTATAATTCTTCCGTTAGCGCGGCAGAAAATGCAGAAGCTCTTCTCTATGCCGGTTACGAGAAAATTGTAGAGTTAGTCACCATTGCAGAATTGCAAGCACAGGCCGAAATCGAATGTGCAGAGATCTGGAAGAAGTATCCGACCAACAGGATCCGCTTTAAGTATGTGGGCGGTGGTGGAGGAAAAGGACAAAGGGTCGTCTCTAAACCGGACGAGGTCAAAACTGCAGTACAGGAGATCCTATCCGAGTCCAAGGTAACCGCTCCAGGTTCCAATAGAAACTTCCTCATCGAATTGAATATCGAAAAGACCCGTCACAACGAGATCCAGCTGATCGGAAACGGAGAATGGTGTCTCGCTCTTGGGGGAAGGGATTGCTCCGTTCAGATGCACGAGCAAAAACTACTCGAGATCTCCTTAACACAGGAATTGCTCCAAAACGAGATCGCTGCCGTAGAGAAAGTTTCCGCGAAGAAAGCAGAGATCCTAAAGGCAGATCTAAAAGTACTGCAAGAAATGGAAGAGCAATCCGAAAGATTCGGAAAGGCAGTGGCACTCAATAGCGTTTCCACTTTCGAGCTAATCGTAGAAGGGACCAATCACTTCTTCATGGAGATGAACACTCGTATCCAGGTAGAACACAGAGTGACTGAGATGGTCTATTCCCTTAAATTTACCAACCCGGAAAACAAGGCCGAATTCTTCGTCGTAGATAGTTTGATCGAAGCGATGGCGCTTATCGCACTCCATGGAAAAAGATTGCCTAAGCCGGAGCGTATCGTTCGGAATATTTCCGGAGCGGAAGTCCGGATCAATGCTACGAACAAGGCGATCCAACCTCATGCCGGCGGTGTGATCCTGAATTGGTCCAAACCTTTACCGGAAGAGATCCGTGACGACCAAGGGATCTCCGTTCGTAATCCTGACACAGGTTTATTCGTACATTATAAAGTAGCTGGAGCATACGATTCGAATATCGCTCTATTGATCACATATGGGATCAGCAGAGAAGACAACCTTCGTAAACTCGGAAATATACTTCGTAAGACCGAGTTACGAGGACAAGATCTGCAAACCAACCTGATCGTACATTACGGATTGATTAACTGGATCCTTGGAAAGGATGCGCTATTCAAGCCTTCTACTGCGTTCATGATCTCCTATCTGGCGGCAGTAGGTGCTCTGGAAAGCTTAGGCAAAGACGTGGATCTGGAGGTGGCTTGGAACAAGATCGTTTCCGCGGCTCCCGCAGAAGCGAAGAAGGTACTTTCCAGAAAACTCACCCTGATCACAAGACCAGTGGCGGATATACTCGCCGATGCCCATCTACTTGCAGGGTTTATCGGTTATCACGAGAACCTTTCTTGGAAGATAGAGAAGGATCAGGTCGTGTGGCTTCGAAATCCTGTCCATATCCTTACCGATCTCTATTACTACCAGCATATGGAAGGCGAATTGCACCAATCCCCATCCGAACAGATCTGGGATCATGACCAACAAATACTCCAAGCTGCATTAGCTTTTTATAAAGAATTAGAAGTAAGAACCGGCAAGAAAGCGGATTCAGCGGAATGGGATTCGTTCTTTGCAGGACCTAAACCTTCCGGTTTCGACGATGCTCTTTGGACAAAGGCAGTTGCTTCTCATAAAGGATTCCAACTTGGATTGGAACTCTTAAAACTGATCCCGAATCTCGGAAACAAATCCGGGTTCTATAAACTTTCGATCGACGAAAACTTAGAGCCAGTGATCCCTGAGGAATTCAAAAAGGCGGATACAAGAGACGCGTTTATCAAGTTCTTGGCTCCGGCTCCTAAAGCAAGTTCCGACGAGATCGTGTCTCCTATGGGTGGAATGTTCTATTCCAAGGAAGCACCTGATCTTCCTGCAATGGTGAAAGAAGGAGAGCATTTCAAGGCTGGTCAGCCTCTATTCATCGTAGAGGTTATGAAGATGTTCAACAAGATCACTGCACCATTCTCGGGAACCGTCAAAGAAGTTCTTCTGAAAGACAGCGACGGAAAGATCATCCAAAAGGGACAGTCCATCTTCAAGATCGTTCCGGACGAGGTCTTAAAGATCGAAACCCCGGAAGAGATCCAAGAAAGAAGGAACAAGGTTACTCTTTCCTTACTCTAA
- a CDS encoding response regulator: MKKILIVDDSAVFRKILNLHLSQASFNVVEAEDGLKGLEKLKEGKVDLVVSDMNMPNMDGLSFVRAVKEDSNHKFVPIVMLTTESQEELKSEGLKAGAKAWLTKPFSPEELLKTIRILLV, encoded by the coding sequence ATGAAGAAAATATTGATCGTAGATGATTCCGCCGTTTTCAGAAAGATACTCAATCTACATCTTTCTCAAGCTTCTTTCAATGTGGTCGAAGCGGAAGACGGATTGAAAGGTCTTGAAAAATTGAAAGAGGGCAAAGTCGATCTGGTCGTCAGCGATATGAATATGCCGAATATGGACGGATTGAGTTTTGTCCGCGCGGTCAAGGAGGATTCTAATCATAAGTTCGTTCCGATCGTGATGCTAACCACCGAATCCCAAGAAGAGTTAAAGTCCGAAGGATTGAAAGCCGGTGCTAAAGCCTGGCTAACAAAGCCGTTTTCTCCCGAAGAGCTCCTGAAGACCATTCGGATACTGTTGGTTTAG
- a CDS encoding chemotaxis protein CheD: MEPDIVKDIFLQPGGLYWGENGTRIRTLLGSCVAICLWHPYYRVGGMAHIMLPKRPSSVPDPHNKYADDAIETFLEKFSLLGERPGRFVCKIFGGASMFSPDEENLEEVRKIVEIGDKNVEAVQTLIKKANITLSAANTGGSSHRKIYFSLWDGEVYMENPKNS, encoded by the coding sequence ATGGAACCTGACATTGTAAAGGATATCTTCCTACAACCGGGAGGATTATACTGGGGAGAGAACGGTACAAGGATTCGAACTCTACTCGGGTCCTGTGTCGCGATCTGTCTTTGGCATCCTTATTATAGAGTGGGAGGAATGGCGCATATCATGCTTCCTAAGAGGCCCTCTAGTGTTCCCGATCCGCACAATAAGTATGCGGACGATGCGATCGAAACCTTCTTAGAGAAATTCAGTCTACTGGGCGAAAGGCCTGGCAGATTCGTCTGTAAGATCTTTGGAGGAGCTTCCATGTTCTCGCCGGATGAGGAGAATTTAGAGGAAGTGAGAAAGATCGTTGAGATTGGCGATAAGAATGTAGAGGCGGTCCAAACGCTGATCAAGAAGGCAAATATCACTCTTTCGGCCGCAAATACCGGCGGATCCTCTCATCGAAAGATCTATTTCTCTCTTTGGGATGGAGAGGTATATATGGAAAATCCAAAGAATTCATAA
- a CDS encoding chemotaxis protein CheW: protein MSNFEDNQYLTFKIGDETFGIGLLNVKEILEYTHVTTVPMMPSFIPGVINLRGNVVPVLDVSDKFFRKKHSPDKRTCIVIVEVPESVNGARMDIGLIVESVYEVLSIPSSEIEPPPTFGSRIRVDFLSGMARQASGFILLLNLVRLLTVEELTALEETREEASHLTASNPA from the coding sequence ATGAGCAATTTCGAGGACAATCAATACTTAACCTTTAAGATAGGAGACGAAACTTTCGGGATCGGGTTACTGAATGTAAAAGAGATCTTGGAATACACTCATGTGACCACTGTGCCCATGATGCCTTCCTTCATTCCGGGAGTGATCAATCTTCGTGGCAATGTGGTCCCTGTCTTGGACGTGAGCGATAAGTTCTTTAGGAAGAAACATTCTCCGGACAAGAGAACTTGCATCGTGATCGTAGAGGTGCCGGAATCGGTGAACGGGGCTAGAATGGATATAGGTCTTATCGTGGAATCCGTATATGAGGTATTGAGTATCCCTTCTTCGGAGATCGAGCCTCCCCCTACTTTCGGTTCGAGGATACGAGTGGACTTTCTTTCAGGGATGGCAAGACAGGCAAGCGGTTTCATTCTTCTTTTGAATCTTGTACGTCTTCTTACTGTAGAGGAATTGACCGCACTGGAAGAAACAAGAGAAGAAGCGAGTCATCTAACGGCTTCGAATCCGGCATAA
- a CDS encoding methyl-accepting chemotaxis protein codes for MPNQNKESLISKLDSIKKKKEDLKADLSSLAKAGSNSSELKMLEEDLDEVYESLLAGKAILSGAGKNTQENFVEHLVQSTLPKFEVLREKWSGTSFEIPPKAIAKGSVYYHFLFAVFGTLLLPALAIYLKPFSRGPVLDSRADSEEFVRIKTALDNVSTNIMMADVNLKVTYMNKAIRHMFSDAEEDIKKQLTQFRSEALMGTNIDAFHKNPAHQRNLLKDLSKTFRSNIEIGGRSFDLIANPILTNSGERLGTVVEWADVTEQKKMQEIRRAENEELTRIKVALDNTSTNIMIADNNLNIKYMNKAIVKMFEIGENDIRKQLSNFHLNKLIGSNIDTYHKNPAHQRGLLGSFTTTFKSSIEIGGRTFDLIANPILTDSGDRLGAVVEWSDVTEQKKVAETRRLENEELTRIKVALDNTSTNVMIADMDFNIKYMNKAVYKMFQGSEMDIRKQLSAFNLQKLIGTNIDSFHKNPSHQRNLIGNLNSTYESSIAIGGRSFNLVANPILSTDGQRLGAVVEWSDVTNELAVQKEIEEIVNAATKGDFKTRVIMDGKEGFFKTLGGALNSLLQVSEVGLNEVLSALERLANGDLTSKIENEYFGTFGKLKEFGNSTVDKLNEIMGDIVMKSGSLVGSAAEVSSTANSLSQGASQQAASVEETTSSLEEMTASIDQNASNSKQTEQIASQSSRDAEDGGKSVTETVSAMKQIAEKISIIEDIAYQTNLLALNAAIEAARAGEHGRGFAVVASEVRKLAERSQKSANEISSLAVSSVAIAEKAGKLIGDIVPNIRKTADLVQEITASSEEQASSVVEINKAMGQLDQVSQQNASASEELAAIAEEMNSQAESLRESVMFFRLSKEHQFKEVSNGSKKASLRSINVQEKSKFEKY; via the coding sequence ATGCCGAACCAAAATAAAGAATCTCTAATATCGAAACTGGATTCCATTAAAAAGAAGAAGGAAGATCTGAAGGCTGATCTTTCGTCCTTAGCCAAGGCAGGATCGAATTCTTCCGAATTAAAAATGCTAGAAGAAGATCTGGATGAGGTCTATGAATCTCTCCTCGCGGGAAAGGCGATCCTAAGTGGAGCGGGTAAGAATACACAAGAAAATTTTGTCGAGCATCTGGTTCAGTCCACTCTTCCTAAGTTCGAGGTGCTACGAGAAAAGTGGTCCGGGACTTCTTTCGAGATCCCTCCTAAGGCCATTGCAAAAGGATCCGTATATTACCATTTCCTATTCGCGGTATTCGGGACACTGCTTTTGCCTGCCTTAGCCATCTACCTGAAACCATTCTCCAGAGGACCTGTGTTGGATTCTAGAGCGGATTCGGAAGAATTTGTTCGGATCAAGACCGCTTTAGATAACGTGTCTACGAATATCATGATGGCAGATGTAAATCTGAAAGTTACTTATATGAATAAGGCGATCCGCCATATGTTCTCCGATGCGGAAGAAGATATCAAGAAGCAACTCACTCAGTTCCGCTCGGAAGCATTGATGGGCACGAATATTGACGCATTCCACAAGAATCCGGCTCACCAACGGAACTTACTAAAAGATCTGAGTAAAACCTTCCGCTCTAATATTGAGATCGGTGGACGTTCCTTTGATCTGATCGCGAATCCTATCTTGACGAACTCAGGAGAAAGATTAGGAACTGTAGTCGAATGGGCGGACGTGACAGAACAGAAAAAAATGCAGGAAATCCGTAGAGCGGAAAACGAAGAGCTTACTCGTATCAAAGTCGCCCTGGATAATACGAGCACCAATATTATGATCGCCGATAATAACTTGAATATCAAGTACATGAATAAAGCGATCGTGAAGATGTTCGAGATCGGTGAGAATGATATCCGGAAACAACTGAGTAATTTCCATTTGAACAAACTCATCGGATCGAATATAGATACTTATCATAAGAATCCAGCTCACCAAAGAGGATTGCTCGGTTCTTTTACTACAACATTTAAATCCAGTATCGAGATCGGAGGTAGAACATTTGATCTCATCGCAAATCCAATCTTAACCGACTCGGGGGATCGACTCGGCGCGGTTGTGGAATGGTCGGATGTGACCGAGCAGAAAAAGGTCGCTGAAACAAGAAGGCTCGAGAATGAGGAATTAACCCGGATCAAGGTGGCATTGGATAATACCAGTACCAACGTAATGATCGCGGACATGGACTTCAATATCAAGTACATGAACAAGGCAGTCTATAAGATGTTCCAGGGAAGCGAGATGGACATTCGGAAACAATTGAGCGCCTTTAATTTGCAGAAATTGATCGGAACGAATATAGATAGTTTCCATAAGAATCCATCTCATCAGAGAAATCTGATCGGAAATTTGAATTCTACCTATGAGTCTTCTATCGCAATAGGTGGTCGCTCTTTCAATTTAGTCGCTAACCCGATCCTAAGCACAGACGGTCAAAGATTGGGCGCCGTGGTGGAATGGTCTGACGTTACGAATGAGCTTGCGGTGCAGAAGGAGATCGAAGAGATCGTAAATGCGGCAACCAAAGGAGATTTCAAGACCAGAGTTATTATGGACGGCAAGGAAGGTTTCTTCAAAACACTCGGAGGAGCCTTGAATTCCCTACTCCAGGTCAGCGAGGTGGGACTGAACGAGGTTCTCTCCGCGTTAGAGAGACTCGCTAATGGGGATCTTACTTCTAAGATTGAGAATGAATACTTCGGTACTTTCGGTAAGCTGAAAGAGTTCGGGAATAGTACCGTGGATAAACTAAACGAGATCATGGGAGATATCGTCATGAAATCGGGAAGTTTGGTCGGTTCCGCTGCAGAGGTTTCCTCCACTGCAAATTCATTGAGCCAGGGAGCTTCTCAACAAGCTGCGTCCGTAGAAGAGACTACTTCTTCTCTCGAAGAAATGACCGCTTCTATCGATCAGAACGCAAGTAACTCCAAACAAACAGAACAGATCGCGAGCCAGTCATCCAGAGATGCGGAAGACGGTGGAAAGTCTGTAACTGAGACCGTAAGTGCGATGAAGCAGATTGCGGAGAAGATATCGATCATTGAGGATATCGCTTATCAAACGAACCTACTCGCATTAAATGCAGCGATCGAAGCTGCAAGAGCCGGAGAGCATGGTCGAGGATTCGCAGTGGTCGCTTCCGAAGTGCGCAAGCTTGCGGAAAGAAGCCAGAAATCCGCAAATGAGATCTCTAGTCTTGCCGTTTCTTCTGTTGCGATCGCAGAGAAGGCAGGGAAACTCATTGGGGATATCGTTCCGAATATTAGAAAAACTGCGGATTTGGTCCAAGAGATCACCGCTTCCAGCGAGGAGCAGGCCTCGAGTGTGGTGGAGATCAATAAGGCAATGGGACAATTGGATCAGGTATCCCAGCAGAACGCTTCCGCATCGGAAGAGTTAGCTGCCATTGCGGAAGAGATGAATAGCCAAGCGGAATCCTTGCGAGAATCCGTAATGTTCTTCCGTTTGAGTAAAGAGCATCAGTTCAAGGAAGTGAGTAATGGGTCGAAAAAGGCCTCTCTGAGATCCATCAACGTGCAAGAGAAATCCAAGTTCGAGAAGTATTGA
- a CDS encoding chemotaxis protein CheA — translation MDLSEIKEAFIQESTELLSSAELLLLQLERGEFNEESIHSMFRAVHTVKGTAGMFGYDAIEKCSHELETLLDLARSGKTELDPGKIDFLLRAVDHLKKLVSDPYSGDLSDLDAKAEQEKIISEAKGFLGGEETRQEGKGAQISPKQSGESTKKGSVNSEWQISFFPGQDTFRSGMDPYSFLKYLKNFGEILYLYVYKSQLPKWESWNSETCYLGFEIKLRSSARKEEIESVFDFLKEGSFLRVTPPHSVEEVFHQISKEIPCGAEEYYKTLALLGLEIEGLEQDFKHFPTSQKQEVQKVQTAATAPKLIRIDSAKVDQLVNLVGELIISQASLGRLLADTEDSELNESAEIFSRLVGEIRETAMALRMVPIGELFEKYRRTVRDISLELGKDVDFEIQGGETELDRSVIEKINDPIVHILRNALDHGIEPSEEREALGKSQRGKLKIQASHATGSISIEISDDGKGLNQDKIRKKALEKGIIDPDQSLTEQEIINLIFQPGFSTAEAVTNLSGRGVGMDVVQRNIESLRGSVNVQSELGKGSVFSIRLPLTLAIIDGFLVRSSDSYFVVPMDWVKETMESELQLLPEEIAGSINLRGEVLPILHLGRFLGLPGSDEGRKNILVLEYEGKNFGILVHDLLGEIQSVIKPLNEIFRGIQCISGTSVLGTGKIAFILDVPGLHSLLKIQRSNLREREKIRSK, via the coding sequence ATGGATCTTTCCGAAATCAAAGAGGCATTTATCCAAGAATCCACGGAGTTACTGTCTTCGGCAGAACTTCTTCTTTTACAATTAGAAAGAGGTGAATTCAACGAAGAATCCATCCATTCTATGTTCCGAGCCGTCCATACGGTCAAAGGCACGGCAGGAATGTTCGGATACGATGCCATTGAGAAATGTTCCCACGAATTGGAAACTCTGCTCGATCTGGCTCGTTCCGGAAAGACAGAACTGGATCCTGGGAAAATAGATTTTCTTTTAAGGGCGGTAGATCACCTAAAGAAGTTAGTTTCGGATCCTTATTCAGGCGATCTTTCGGATCTTGATGCGAAAGCCGAACAAGAAAAGATCATTTCCGAAGCGAAAGGATTTCTTGGCGGAGAAGAAACTCGGCAAGAAGGAAAAGGAGCACAGATCTCTCCAAAGCAATCTGGAGAATCTACAAAGAAAGGTTCCGTCAATTCAGAATGGCAGATCAGTTTCTTTCCCGGCCAAGATACATTTAGAAGCGGGATGGACCCCTACTCTTTTCTCAAGTATCTGAAGAATTTCGGGGAGATCCTTTATCTGTATGTGTATAAATCCCAACTCCCGAAATGGGAATCTTGGAATTCTGAAACCTGTTATTTAGGATTCGAGATCAAACTTCGCTCCTCGGCTAGAAAAGAGGAAATTGAGTCCGTATTTGATTTTTTAAAAGAAGGTTCCTTCTTGCGGGTGACTCCCCCTCACTCGGTAGAAGAAGTGTTCCATCAGATCTCAAAAGAGATTCCTTGCGGAGCGGAAGAATATTATAAAACTCTTGCATTATTAGGTTTAGAGATCGAGGGATTGGAGCAGGATTTTAAACACTTTCCTACTTCCCAAAAACAAGAAGTACAGAAAGTCCAAACTGCCGCAACAGCACCTAAGCTGATCCGGATCGATTCCGCGAAAGTAGATCAACTCGTGAATCTCGTGGGAGAATTGATCATCTCTCAAGCGAGTCTAGGGCGACTTCTCGCAGATACCGAAGATTCTGAATTGAATGAATCTGCGGAGATCTTTTCCAGACTTGTAGGTGAGATCAGAGAGACCGCAATGGCTCTTAGAATGGTCCCTATCGGCGAGTTGTTTGAGAAATATAGAAGAACTGTCCGAGATATTTCTCTCGAGCTTGGTAAGGATGTGGATTTTGAGATCCAAGGCGGAGAGACCGAGCTAGATCGTTCAGTGATCGAAAAGATCAACGATCCGATTGTGCATATTCTTAGAAACGCGTTAGATCATGGAATAGAACCGAGTGAGGAAAGAGAAGCATTAGGAAAATCGCAAAGAGGAAAACTGAAAATCCAAGCATCTCATGCGACTGGAAGTATCTCCATAGAGATCTCCGATGACGGAAAAGGACTGAACCAAGATAAGATCCGTAAGAAAGCTTTGGAGAAAGGGATTATAGATCCAGATCAAAGTTTGACGGAACAGGAGATCATCAATCTGATCTTTCAGCCCGGTTTTTCCACAGCAGAAGCAGTGACTAATCTTTCCGGCAGAGGAGTCGGAATGGATGTGGTCCAGCGTAATATTGAATCCTTAAGGGGATCGGTTAACGTTCAATCCGAGTTGGGGAAGGGATCAGTATTCTCGATCAGACTTCCGCTTACATTAGCGATTATTGACGGCTTCCTCGTGAGATCCAGCGATTCTTACTTCGTTGTGCCCATGGATTGGGTCAAGGAAACAATGGAATCGGAACTACAGCTCCTTCCCGAAGAGATCGCCGGTTCCATCAACCTAAGGGGTGAAGTTCTTCCTATTCTTCATTTGGGAAGGTTCTTAGGGCTCCCTGGCTCCGACGAAGGAAGAAAGAATATTCTAGTTCTGGAATATGAAGGAAAGAACTTCGGTATTTTGGTCCATGATCTACTCGGCGAGATCCAATCCGTCATCAAACCCTTAAACGAGATCTTTAGAGGGATCCAATGTATTAGTGGAACCTCTGTATTAGGCACGGGTAAGATCGCCTTCATTCTCGATGTTCCTGGACTTCATTCCCTATTAAAGATCCAAAGATCGAATTTGAGAGAAAGAGAAAAGATACGCTCTAAGTAG